A single region of the Cronobacter condimenti 1330 genome encodes:
- a CDS encoding terminase ATPase subunit family protein yields the protein MTITTDTTLLNDPRRQAALLYWQGFSVPQIAEMLKIKRPTVQSWKQRDGWDETAPIQRVENTLEARLIQLYAKPELTAHDFKVADFLSRQMERLARVNRYGQTGNEADLNPNVANRNKGDRRKPKKNFFSEEAIDKLREIFFEESFDYQLRWHRAGLEHRIRDILKSRQIGATFYFSREALLRALETGHNQIFLSASKTQAYVFREYIIQFARLVDVELSGDPIVIGNNGAKLIFLGTNSNTAQSHNGDLYVDEIFWIPNFQRLRKVASGMASQKHLRSTYFSTPSTLGHGAFPFWSGDLFNKGRTSAAERVDIDISHAALAGGMLCGDGQWRQIVTIEDALAGGCDLFDLDALKRENSAEDFRNLFMCEFVDDKASVFPFEELQRCMVDSLEEWEDFSPFAARPFGSRPVWIGYDPSHTGDSAGCVVLAPPVVSGGKFRILERHQWKGMDFATQAQAIRELTEKYQVEYIGIDATGIGQGVFQLVRAFWPAAREIRYSPEVKTAMVLKAKDTISRGCLEYDAGATDITQSFMAIRKTMTSSGRSATYEASRSEEASHADVAWATMHALLNEPLTAGSGQASSSILEFY from the coding sequence ATGACCATCACCACCGACACCACGCTTTTAAACGACCCGCGACGACAGGCGGCGCTGCTCTACTGGCAGGGCTTTTCCGTGCCGCAAATCGCGGAGATGCTGAAAATCAAACGTCCGACCGTACAGAGCTGGAAGCAGCGCGACGGATGGGATGAGACGGCGCCCATTCAGCGCGTCGAGAACACGCTTGAGGCGCGGCTGATTCAGCTTTATGCAAAGCCCGAGCTGACCGCGCACGACTTTAAAGTCGCGGATTTTCTCTCGCGCCAGATGGAGCGCCTCGCCAGGGTGAACCGCTACGGCCAGACCGGCAACGAGGCGGATTTAAACCCCAACGTGGCGAACCGCAACAAGGGCGACCGCCGCAAGCCGAAAAAGAATTTCTTCAGCGAGGAGGCTATCGACAAGCTCAGGGAGATTTTTTTCGAGGAGTCTTTCGACTATCAGTTGCGCTGGCACAGGGCCGGATTAGAGCACCGCATCCGCGACATTCTTAAATCGCGCCAGATTGGCGCCACGTTCTACTTTTCCCGCGAGGCGCTGCTGCGCGCGCTGGAAACCGGCCATAACCAGATATTTTTATCCGCCTCCAAAACGCAGGCGTATGTGTTTCGCGAATACATCATCCAGTTTGCGCGCCTTGTCGACGTGGAGCTGTCTGGCGACCCGATTGTCATCGGCAACAACGGCGCCAAGCTGATTTTTCTCGGCACCAACTCCAACACCGCGCAGAGCCATAACGGCGATTTGTATGTCGATGAGATTTTCTGGATCCCGAATTTCCAGCGGCTGCGTAAGGTCGCCTCGGGCATGGCGTCGCAGAAACACCTGCGCTCGACCTATTTCTCGACGCCCTCCACCCTCGGGCATGGCGCGTTTCCTTTCTGGTCTGGCGATCTGTTCAACAAGGGCCGTACCTCAGCAGCCGAGCGCGTGGATATCGATATCAGCCACGCGGCGCTCGCCGGCGGCATGCTGTGCGGGGATGGTCAGTGGCGCCAGATTGTCACCATTGAGGACGCGCTCGCCGGTGGCTGCGACCTGTTCGACCTGGACGCGCTGAAGCGGGAAAACAGCGCCGAGGATTTCCGCAATCTTTTCATGTGCGAGTTCGTCGACGACAAAGCCTCGGTGTTTCCGTTCGAGGAGTTGCAACGCTGCATGGTCGACAGCCTGGAGGAGTGGGAAGATTTCTCGCCCTTCGCCGCGCGTCCGTTCGGCTCGCGCCCGGTGTGGATTGGCTACGACCCCTCGCATACCGGCGATTCTGCCGGCTGCGTGGTGCTGGCGCCGCCGGTTGTCTCGGGCGGCAAGTTCCGCATTCTGGAGCGCCACCAGTGGAAAGGCATGGACTTCGCCACCCAGGCGCAGGCCATCCGCGAGCTCACTGAAAAATATCAGGTCGAGTACATCGGCATCGATGCAACCGGCATCGGCCAGGGCGTGTTTCAGCTTGTGCGCGCCTTCTGGCCTGCCGCGCGCGAAATCCGTTACAGCCCGGAAGTTAAAACCGCAATGGTGTTGAAAGCAAAAGACACCATCAGCCGGGGCTGTCTGGAGTACGACGCCGGCGCCACGGATATCACCCAGTCCTTTATGGCAATCCGCAAGACCATGACCAGCAGCGGGCGCAGCGCCACCTATGAGGCGAGCCGCAGCGAGGAAGCGAGTCATGCGGATGTTGCGTGGGCCACCATGCACGCCCTGTTAAACGAGCCGCTGACCGCCGGGAGCGGCCAGGCATCATCCTCAATTCTGGAGTTTTACTGA
- a CDS encoding phage portal protein, whose amino-acid sequence MSKRKNRQRDNRAATTTAGAQKMEAFTFGEPTPVLDRRDILDYVECISNGKWYEPPVSFAGLAKSLRAAVHHSSPIYVKRNILASTFIPHPLLSQQDFSRFVLDFLVFGNAFLEARKSVTGKVIRLDASPAKYTRRGVEEDVYWWVPGFSQPQQFEPGSVFHLLEPDINQELYGMPEYLSALNSAWLNESATLFRRKYYQNGAHAGYIMYVTDAAQSSTDVEAMRDAMRSSKGLGNFKNLFFYAPNGKPDGIKIVPLSEVATKDDFFNIKKVSASDMLDAHRIPFQLMGGKPENVGSLGDIEKVAKVFVRNELIPLQDRIREVNNWAGMEVIRFKAYSLDGSSD is encoded by the coding sequence ATGAGTAAACGTAAAAACCGCCAGCGCGATAACCGCGCGGCCACGACCACCGCCGGCGCGCAAAAGATGGAGGCTTTCACGTTTGGCGAGCCGACGCCGGTGCTCGACCGCCGCGATATTCTCGATTATGTCGAGTGCATCAGTAACGGCAAATGGTACGAGCCGCCGGTCAGCTTCGCCGGCCTGGCAAAAAGCCTGCGCGCCGCCGTACATCACAGCTCGCCGATTTACGTGAAGCGCAACATTCTGGCAAGCACGTTTATTCCGCACCCGCTGTTGTCACAGCAGGATTTCAGTCGCTTCGTGCTGGATTTTCTGGTGTTCGGTAATGCGTTTCTTGAGGCGCGAAAAAGCGTGACCGGCAAGGTTATCAGGCTGGATGCCTCGCCGGCCAAATACACGCGGCGCGGCGTGGAGGAGGATGTTTACTGGTGGGTGCCGGGCTTTTCGCAGCCGCAGCAGTTTGAACCAGGCTCGGTGTTTCATCTGCTGGAGCCGGATATCAACCAGGAGCTTTACGGGATGCCGGAATATCTCAGCGCGCTAAACTCGGCATGGCTGAATGAGTCGGCGACGCTGTTTCGCCGCAAGTATTACCAGAACGGCGCGCACGCAGGGTACATCATGTACGTGACCGACGCGGCGCAGAGCAGCACCGACGTTGAGGCGATGCGCGATGCGATGCGCAGCTCGAAGGGGCTCGGCAATTTTAAGAACCTGTTTTTCTACGCGCCGAACGGCAAACCGGACGGGATTAAAATCGTGCCGTTAAGCGAGGTCGCCACCAAAGATGACTTTTTTAATATTAAAAAGGTGAGCGCGTCTGACATGCTCGATGCGCACCGCATCCCGTTTCAGCTCATGGGCGGCAAGCCCGAGAATGTCGGCAGCCTGGGAGATATCGAGAAGGTGGCAAAGGTGTTTGTGCGCAACGAGCTTATCCCGTTGCAGGACCGGATCAGGGAAGTGAATAACTGGGCGGGAATGGAAGTGATCCGCTTTAAAGCCTACTCGCTGGACGGCAGCAGCGATTAA